A stretch of DNA from Oceanispirochaeta sp.:
GAGCCACGGCTCCCCTGGTGTCCTGTATCAGCTGAATAAATTCTCCTTCACTCGCTGCATTGATAACCCTGGCTTTTGAATTGCTGACAACAGGTTCTGATTCATTGACTTCCCCGGAACTCCATCTGATCAGGACGACAGGGAGATCTGTTCCCCCGACTTCCTTCCAGTTGGCGATCTTTCCTGCTAAAAGAGCCAGCTGATTCTCAGATGAAATATCCCTGAGCATCCGTCCATCCTGAATCTCCAGGACTGAAGGATTCACAGCCACCGACCTTCGTCGGACTCCCAGGACTTTGACTTTCCGGGGCAGATTCTCGGCCATGGATGCCGGGATAAATCCCAGGGCTCCGGGAGTAGCTGAAACTCTCTGTACCATCTCTTCCCAGGAGCCGACTTTTTTAACAGTCTTCCTGTAGGATTCCAGCTCTTCCCCTTTCAGTATGAAGTTCCGGGCTCCCCTGGAGAAGTCTCCGGCCCCTTCATAAGCAAAAGGGACAACCTTCAGATCCTGCTGATTGTAGAATCCCCAGTTTTCGGCGCGGGTTTTATTGTAGAGTTTTCTCAAAGCCTCAACCGTGATATCTTTTGAACGGGTCTTATGATGGATGATAAAGACAACATCCTCATTAATTGTACCGGGACCGGCAGGAAGTGAAATCTGAGTTTCCACCTGATTTGTCACATTGTAGGGTACTGAATTATCGTACCATAACCCCTTGACCATCAAATAACCGATGATCCAGACCAGGATGGCAATGGTCATTACAGCCAGAAACCAGATGATCCCTTTGGCAATCTGTTCCTGTCTTGTAATTTTTATAGACTGGGGTGATGAAAGTGGCCGGGATTGTTTTGCTGTAGTTTTCAGAGTCTTTATTTTTTTCATCCTATACTTCCTCTTTCACAGCTTTTTTCATAAGATATTGAACCAGAGCTTTGATTCCCAGGATAAAAACTAACAGGACAATCCCCGTGGTAAACAGACTCACCGCATGATCATCGGCGGCATACTTCATATCCGTGGCAATATTCATTGTCAGAGTTCTAGTCAGAGAGAGAGGTCCCTTCGGCATGGTAACGGCATTCCCGGCAACCATAAGTACGGCCATGGTCTCACCGACGGCCCGTCCCATTCCCAGGACGATACCTGCCAGAATACCCGATCGGGCAGATGGAACCATGACACGATAAATGGTCATCCAGTGAGTGGCTCCCAAAGCGAGAGAACCTTCTTTTAATTCCTGCGGCACGGCTCTGAGGGAGACTTCCGTGATATTGATGATGGTAGGAAGAGTCATGATAGCCAGAACGATACTGGCAGTTAAGACACCCAGACCCGTAGGACTCTTAAAGATGATCCTGATAACGGGGGAGATGGCGATGTACCCGAAAAGACCGTAGATGACC
This window harbors:
- the pstC gene encoding phosphate ABC transporter permease subunit PstC gives rise to the protein MKSSKSILESTVEKVLLLSALISVISVIFITVFIFQEGLPLFTKVNPLTFLFTSTWEPTADIPQYGILAFIMGSIWVTVGALLLSVPVGLAVGIFMAEMAKGKFADILRSVVQLLAGIPSVIYGLFGYIAISPVIRIIFKSPTGLGVLTASIVLAIMTLPTIINITEVSLRAVPQELKEGSLALGATHWMTIYRVMVPSARSGILAGIVLGMGRAVGETMAVLMVAGNAVTMPKGPLSLTRTLTMNIATDMKYAADDHAVSLFTTGIVLLVFILGIKALVQYLMKKAVKEEV